Within the Pseudomonadota bacterium genome, the region CCGCGCATTGCCGAGGTGTATTTGAATCGGTTGCGCCGCGGCATGCGGCTGCAATCCGATCCGACCGTGGTCTACGCGCTGGTGGGTGGGGCGGGCGATCTCGGCCGGCCGCTGACGCGCGCCGATCTCCGGGCGGCCAACCCCTACAACACCTACGCCGTCGAAGGGTTGCCGCCCGGGCCGATCGCCAATCCCGGCCGCGCCGCGCTCGAAGCCGTGCTCAATCCCGCGCTCGGCGACGAGCTCTATTTCGTCGCCGACGGCAATGGCGGCCATGCCTTCGCCCGCAGCCTGGAGGAGCACAACCGCAACGTCCAACGCTGGCGCCGCATCCAGCGCGAGCGGGGGCAAATCGTGCCGGATGAATAAGCTTTTGAAATGCCCCCACCCCAACCCTCCCCCACGCTGGCGCGCGGGGGAGGGAGCAAGAGGTGATCGTCCCACTCCCTCCCCCAGCTTGCTGGGGGAGGGTCGGGGTGGGGGCAATCGGCTCGCCTATTTGTGTTCTCCCGATCCCTTGAATTGGGCCCGGCATTGATGGTGAGGTCGGGCCTCTCCTTTGAACTGAGATCAGCAGGAACTCTCCATGGACTATGTCACGTTCGGGCGAACCGGATTGAAGGTGAGTGCCGCCGGCCTCGGCTGCGGCGGCTTCAGCCGGCTCGGCCTCGCCAACGGCAAGAGCGAAGCCGAAGCGGCGGCATTGGTGCGCCGCGCGGTGGATCTGGGCGTCACGCTTTTCGATACCGCCGCCGCTTATGGCACCGAAGGCGTGGTCGGCAAGGGGCTGGCCGGGATCCCCCGGGACAAGGTCGTCATCGCCACCAAGGCCAGCATCCGCAAGGGCGAGGAGCGCTGCACGGTCGAGCAGATCCTGGCCAGCCTCGACAATTCCCTGAAGGAGCTGCGCACCGACTACATCGACGTCTTCCAGCTGCATGGCGTTCCGCTCGACCTCTATGACTACGCCCGGAACACGGTGGCGCCAGCGCTCGAGCGCGAGCGCGAGAAGGGCAAGTTCCGCCATTTCGGCGTGACCGAGACGGCGGTCAGCGACATTCGCACCAACATGCTGCAGCGCGCCGCCATGGACGATGTCTGGGAGTCCTTCATGCTGGCTTTCCACATGATGCATCAGGTGGCGCGACGGACGGTCCTGCCGATGACGCGCGCCAAAGGGATTGGCACCCTCGTCATGTTCGCGGTGCGCAGCATCTTTGTTGAGCCCGCGCGCGTGGCGAAGGTCATCGCCGAGCTCGCGGCGACAGGGAAGGTGGCGAAGGAGTTGGCCGATAAGCCGGACCCCCTCGGCTTCCTCATCCACGCGGGCGGCGCCAGCAGCCTGACCGACGCCGCCTATCGCTTCGCACGGCACGAGCCCGGCATCGACGTGGTTCTGTTCGGTACCGGCGACGTTCGGCACATGGAGGCGAACATCGCCTCGCTCATGAAGCCGCCTTTGCCCGAGGCGGATCGAAGGCACCTGGCCGATTTGTTCGGCCATCTCCTCGGCGTCGGGCTCGAGGGGCCGGGACGACCGGCGAAGGTGGAGACCGTCTGAGCGGCGTTCAGTCCGCCTGCTTTCGCGGCGCCAGGCGCAGCATCGGATCGGTCCAGCCCGGCGGCAATGCCTGCAGGAGCCAGGCCGCGGCCGCCATCGGCCAGGGAAAGGCGATCCGCGCCCGGTTGCGGGCAAGCCCGTATCGGATGATCCGGGCGGCGCGCTCGGGCGGCATGAGGAAGGGCATGGGAAAGCGGTTCCGCGCCGTCATTGCCGTTGCCACATAGCCCGGACAGACGACCGATACACCGATGCCATCGGCGGCGAGTTCGCCGCGGAGCGCCTCGCCATGCACCTTGAGCGCGGCCTTGCTGCCGCAATAGGCGGGCGCCCCCGGAAAGCCGCGATATCCCGCGAGCGAGGCGATGAGCGCGATCTGGCCCCGGCGCCGCGCCCGCATCGCCGGCAGCACGGGATAGACCGTGTTGAGGGCGCCCAGCACATTCACCTCGTAGATGCGCCGCGCCTGCTCCTGGGTCTCGCCGGCGCCGCCGGTGCCGGCCGAGATGCCGGCATTGGCGATGAGGAGATCGAGGGCCTGCTCGCTGTCGGCGGCGTTGACCCAGTTGGCGGTGAGCACCGGGTCGGTTACGTCGACGATGGCGCTCGAGACCAGCGCGCCCGCCTTGCGGCAGGAATCGGCGACCGCGGCGAGGCGATGCTCGTCGCGGCCGCCCAGAACCAGGCGCATCCCGGGGCCGGCATAGTCACGGGCCAGCGCCGCGCCGATGCCGCTCGATGCGCCGGTGATGAGGATGCTTGAAGGTGGCCTCATGGCCGGCCCGCATCTCAGGGCGTCGTCGCCACCTGGTAGAGCGTGTTCACCCTAGCGTAGAGCTGCGGCTCGTCGATGAGCTGTCGCGCGACTTTGAGGTCGAGCTCACTGTCGAGCGAGCGGGCCGGGCAGGCATTGCGCAAGCCGTCGGCGCCGCTTTCGCCGCGCTCGGTCGCGGCCCGGCGCTGCGCCACCGCGGCGCCGGGGGGCATGCTGCCGCCGCGGAGATCCTTCAAGAGCTCTTCGGGGGTGCCGGTGAACTGGCTGGTGCAGACGCTGGGCATGACCCCGAACTTGTTCAAGGGAAAGCCGAGCGGCGAATACATGCGGGCCCAGGTGATGGTGAGCTCGCCGTCATTGGGCAGGCGCACCACGGTTTGCACGCTGCCCTTGCCGTAGGAGGCGGTGCCGACCAGGAGCGCCCTGCGGTTGTCCTGCAATGCGGCGGCGACGATCTCGGCGGCCGAGGCGGAGCCGCCATTGATCAGGACCACCATCGGCAGACCTTCGGCCAGGTCGCTGCCCGAGGCGCGGTAGCGCTGGCGCGAGCGGGGATGCCGGCCCTGGGTGGTCAGGATCTCGCCCTGAGGCAAGAACAGCTCCGAGATCGCCACCGCCTGGTCCAAGAGGCCGCCGGGATTGCCGCGGAGATCGAGGATGAGGCCCTTCATGCGCAGACCATAGGTCGCCTTCGCCTCCTCGACCGCCTCCTCGACCTGGCGGGCCGTGCCCTGGTTGAAGCCGGTGATGCGGATGATGACCGCCTCGCCCTCGCGCTTCACCGTGACCGTGGTCGGCACGATCCGGGCCCGGCTCAAGGCGACGATCTGACGCTTGGAGTCCCGTTCGATGGTCAGATTCAGGGTCGAGCCGACCGCACCCCTGAGGCGCGCCAGCACGTCGCTGACCGGCATGCCGGTCAAAGGCTCGTCGTCGACAAAGAGGATGCGGTCGCCGACGCGCAGGCCCTGGGCCTCGGCCGGCGTGCCCGCCAAGACGCTCGCGACCGCAATGCCATCCTCGTCCACCGCCAGGGTGATGCCGATGCCGCCGAAGCCGTCGCGGTTCGCCCGGTTGTCGCGGGCGCGGTCGGCGCTGGCATAGCGGGAGAACGGGTCGAGGCCGGCCAGCTCGGCATCGAAGATCGCCTTGTAGACCTGCTCTGGCAGGGCGTCGCGGAGCGGCTGCGAGGCGCTGCGCCCGGCCGCCACCACGCTCGCCGTCAGCCGCGCCCAGCGCGAGGGATCGTTCGATTGCGGGACGTTGAACTCGCCGATCTGCGCCCGTCCGACCGCCAAGGTGAGCTTGCTGTCGGCACGCACCACGTTGAGGTCCGGGTCGATCTTGTGCAGGCCTTCCATGCCGTGGAGCGCCAGGCTCGGCAGCTCGACGCGGTCGATGTAGTACTCGGAGATGGAATCGTAGCCGGCGGCGAACACCTCGACCGCTTGCTCGGAGGTGAACCCGGTCGTCGCCGGAAGCGGCGTCCAGACCGCGCAGGCCCAAAGCGCCGAGAGAACCGGAAGCAGGATGGCGAAACGAGAACCTGGCAAGCCCGCCTTAGTCTGGGCGTGCTTGACGACGAGACCCAAGAAAAAGCGCATGGACCGAGAATACCTCGAAACGCCTCATTGGTGATTGTCGCTTTTTTCCTCTGCCGATTCCAGTGCCTCGGCGAAGGCCTCGATGCCTTCAGCGGCGCCTCGATGTCCGCTTCTTGTGCGCGAAACCGCGAGATTTAACGGGTTTTGCCGCGTCTTCTTCGAGCTGGAAGAGGAGCCCGCCGGTCACTGGATTGGCCTCGCGCAGTTTCACCTCGACGGCATCGCCCAGCCGGTAGGCGGTTCGGCTGCGTTGCCCCAAGAGCTGGTGGCGCTGCTCATCGTGGAAGAAACGCTCCGGGCCGAGGCTGCTGATCGGCACCAGCCCGTCGGCGCCGGTCTCCTCCAGGCGCACGAACAGGCCAAAGCGGGTAACCCCGCTGATGCGGGCGGCGAATACTTGGCCCACCCTTTCGGCCAGAAAGGAGGCGGCGAAGCGATCGACCGCATCGCGCTCGGCCGCCGCCGCCCGCCGCTCGGTTGCGGAAATGTGTTCGCCCATCTCGGGGAAGCGCTGGGCCTCCTCCTTCGGCAAGGCGCCGGCGCCCAAATGCAGACCGGCGATGAGTGCCCGGTGCACCAGCACGTCGGCATAGCGCCGGATGGGCGAGGTGAAATGCGCATAGCGGCGGAGCGCCAGGCCGAAATGCCCGAGATTGTCGGGGCTGTAGACCGCCTGCGCCTGGGAGCGCAGCACCAGATCGTTGATCAGCTGCTGGTAGGGTTTGCCTTCAGCCTGGCGTAATAGCCGGGTGAAATCGGCCGGGCGCAACACCTTGCCCCGGGCGAGCTTGAGCTCGAGGCCTTCGAGGAACTTCCGCAAGGCCTCCACCCGCTCCGGATCGGGCTGGTCGTGCACGCGGTACATGCAAGGCTGCTTTCGCGCCTCCAAGGTCTCCGCGGCGGCCACATTGGCGGCGATCATGCATTCCTCGATCAGCCGGTGGCTGGCGAGGCGCGCCCGGGGCTTGATCGCCAAGACCTTGCCGTCGGCATCCAGGATGACCTTCCGCTCCGGCAGATCGAGCTCGAGAGTGCCGCGCCGCGCGCGGGCCCGATCGAAGGCGGCGAAGGCGCCGTAAAGCGGGCGGATCACCCGGTCGACAAGCGGGCGCGTCGTCTCGTCGGGGCGCCCGTCGGCGGCCGCCTGCACCTGCTCATAGGTAAGGCGGGCGGCCGAGCGCATCAGGGCCCGCTGGAAACGATGCTCCAGGAGATTGCCCTCGGCATCGATCCGCATGCGCACGACCATGACGGCGCGATCCACGCCGGACTTGAGCGAGCAAAGATCGTTGGAGAGCGCCTCGGGGAGCATCGGCACGACCCGATCGGGCAGGTAGACGGAATTGCCCCGCTCATAGGCGGCGCGGTCAAGCGCGCTCGCGGGGCGGACATAGTGGGCGACATCGGCGATGGCGACGGTGACGCGCCAGCCGCCCGTGTAATCGGGGGACGGATCGGCCTCGGCATGGACCGCATCGTCGAAGTCGCGGGCGTCCGCGCCGTCGATGGTGACGAGCGGCAGCCGGCGCAGATCCTCACGCTCGCCCAGGGGTGCGGGCTCGGCGCTCTCCGCCTCGGCGATCGCCGCCTCGGGGAACACGGTCGGGATATCGCGCTCATGGATGGCAATTAGGCTGATCGCCTTCGGCCCATCGACATCGCCCAGGCGCTCCAGCACGCGCACCTCGGGCACGCCGCGAGCGAAGCTCGGCAGCACCTCGGCCAGAATTAGCTCGCCATCCCGGGCGCCTGAGGCATGGGCGCGGGCCAACCGGTATTCGTTCTTATTGCGCCGGTCGGTGGGGATGAGCTTGCCGCCCTCCTGGCTCAACCGGTAGACGCCGATCACCCGATCGAGCGAGGCATGCAGGCGCTTGATGGTGCGCCCCTCATAGACCTCCGGCTCGATCCGCTTCAACTGCGCCAGCACCCGGGCGCCGGGCTCGAGCGCCGGCGTGCCGCGGCGCTCGGGGGCCATGTAGATGCGGGGCGGCGGTAGGTCCTCCGGCCAGACTTCCGGCCGGGCCATGAGCTCGCCGTCGGCGTCGGGACCGACGATCTCGACCACGGCGATGCCGGGCAGCGCCCCCGGACGGGCCAGGCGCTTCTTCTCCGGGCGCTCGATCGCGCCTTCGGCTTTCAGCTCCTTGAGCAGAGCCTTCAGCGGGATGCGGTCGTCGCCGCGGATCTGGAAGGCGCGCGCGATCTCGCGCTTGCCGACGGGTGTGGCGCTGTTGCGAATGAAATCGCGGAGCTCGTCCTTGCTTGGGAGCGGCGCAGTGCGCTTCGGCCGCGTCACGGGACGCTTCCTAGTCTGCCGCCGGGCGCGGCTTCGTCGTCTTCGGCGGCTTCTTTGCTTTGGCCTCGGGCTTGGCCTTGGCCGGACCTTTAGCGGTGCTCTTGGCGCCGCCACTCTTGGTGATGCCACTCCTGCTGCCGGGGGCGCGCTTGCCGTTGCCGCCCTTTGCCGCCTTCTCCTGCAGGAGCAGGAGCCCCTGCTCCAGGGTAAGCGTGTCG harbors:
- a CDS encoding aldo/keto reductase, with the protein product MDYVTFGRTGLKVSAAGLGCGGFSRLGLANGKSEAEAAALVRRAVDLGVTLFDTAAAYGTEGVVGKGLAGIPRDKVVIATKASIRKGEERCTVEQILASLDNSLKELRTDYIDVFQLHGVPLDLYDYARNTVAPALEREREKGKFRHFGVTETAVSDIRTNMLQRAAMDDVWESFMLAFHMMHQVARRTVLPMTRAKGIGTLVMFAVRSIFVEPARVAKVIAELAATGKVAKELADKPDPLGFLIHAGGASSLTDAAYRFARHEPGIDVVLFGTGDVRHMEANIASLMKPPLPEADRRHLADLFGHLLGVGLEGPGRPAKVETV
- a CDS encoding SDR family NAD(P)-dependent oxidoreductase — protein: MRPPSSILITGASSGIGAALARDYAGPGMRLVLGGRDEHRLAAVADSCRKAGALVSSAIVDVTDPVLTANWVNAADSEQALDLLIANAGISAGTGGAGETQEQARRIYEVNVLGALNTVYPVLPAMRARRRGQIALIASLAGYRGFPGAPAYCGSKAALKVHGEALRGELAADGIGVSVVCPGYVATAMTARNRFPMPFLMPPERAARIIRYGLARNRARIAFPWPMAAAAWLLQALPPGWTDPMLRLAPRKQAD
- a CDS encoding S41 family peptidase yields the protein MRFFLGLVVKHAQTKAGLPGSRFAILLPVLSALWACAVWTPLPATTGFTSEQAVEVFAAGYDSISEYYIDRVELPSLALHGMEGLHKIDPDLNVVRADSKLTLAVGRAQIGEFNVPQSNDPSRWARLTASVVAAGRSASQPLRDALPEQVYKAIFDAELAGLDPFSRYASADRARDNRANRDGFGGIGITLAVDEDGIAVASVLAGTPAEAQGLRVGDRILFVDDEPLTGMPVSDVLARLRGAVGSTLNLTIERDSKRQIVALSRARIVPTTVTVKREGEAVIIRITGFNQGTARQVEEAVEEAKATYGLRMKGLILDLRGNPGGLLDQAVAISELFLPQGEILTTQGRHPRSRQRYRASGSDLAEGLPMVVLINGGSASAAEIVAAALQDNRRALLVGTASYGKGSVQTVVRLPNDGELTITWARMYSPLGFPLNKFGVMPSVCTSQFTGTPEELLKDLRGGSMPPGAAVAQRRAATERGESGADGLRNACPARSLDSELDLKVARQLIDEPQLYARVNTLYQVATTP
- the rnr gene encoding ribonuclease R translates to MTRPKRTAPLPSKDELRDFIRNSATPVGKREIARAFQIRGDDRIPLKALLKELKAEGAIERPEKKRLARPGALPGIAVVEIVGPDADGELMARPEVWPEDLPPPRIYMAPERRGTPALEPGARVLAQLKRIEPEVYEGRTIKRLHASLDRVIGVYRLSQEGGKLIPTDRRNKNEYRLARAHASGARDGELILAEVLPSFARGVPEVRVLERLGDVDGPKAISLIAIHERDIPTVFPEAAIAEAESAEPAPLGEREDLRRLPLVTIDGADARDFDDAVHAEADPSPDYTGGWRVTVAIADVAHYVRPASALDRAAYERGNSVYLPDRVVPMLPEALSNDLCSLKSGVDRAVMVVRMRIDAEGNLLEHRFQRALMRSAARLTYEQVQAAADGRPDETTRPLVDRVIRPLYGAFAAFDRARARRGTLELDLPERKVILDADGKVLAIKPRARLASHRLIEECMIAANVAAAETLEARKQPCMYRVHDQPDPERVEALRKFLEGLELKLARGKVLRPADFTRLLRQAEGKPYQQLINDLVLRSQAQAVYSPDNLGHFGLALRRYAHFTSPIRRYADVLVHRALIAGLHLGAGALPKEEAQRFPEMGEHISATERRAAAAERDAVDRFAASFLAERVGQVFAARISGVTRFGLFVRLEETGADGLVPISSLGPERFFHDEQRHQLLGQRSRTAYRLGDAVEVKLREANPVTGGLLFQLEEDAAKPVKSRGFAHKKRTSRRR